From the genome of Mustela lutreola isolate mMusLut2 chromosome 16, mMusLut2.pri, whole genome shotgun sequence, one region includes:
- the ZNF329 gene encoding LOW QUALITY PROTEIN: zinc finger protein 329 (The sequence of the model RefSeq protein was modified relative to this genomic sequence to represent the inferred CDS: deleted 1 base in 1 codon), which produces MEGFTREGPHLSILGDNWDCKNREGYLRQSALTQEKPGAQEAICQYSGLGEHLSASSDLLPSKRVPTNGFHICDSDVKSLDCDPALQSCQKNYVAKRNSDSDTCGKAFNHSVEVFQLGRDQTREKPYKYPESGKSFNHFTPLGEEKIVKRGKKLYEGKDFGDIFTLNSSLNENRRNHLGEKLYKCTECGKCFKRNSSLVLHHRTHTGEKPYTCNECGKSFSKNYNLIVHQRIHTGEKPYKCNKCGKAFSDGSALTQHQRIHTGEKPYECLECGKTFNRNSSLILHQRTHTGEKPYRCNECGKPFTDISHLTVHLRIHTGEKPYECSKCGKAFRDGSYLTQHERTHTGEKPFECVECGKSFNRNSHLIVHQKIHSGEKPYECKECGKTFIESAYLIRHQRIHTGEKPYGCNQCQKLFRNIAGLIRHQRTHTGEKPYECNQCGKAFRDSSCLTKHQRIHTKETHTSVLNVESPSSRTLTLQYIRDSTAERVPASVLSVGRHSEGALPSSDIKEHTLENNPWKYDECGPHSSPALVSES; this is translated from the exons ATGGAAGGATTTACAAGAGAGGGTCCCCATCTTTCCATTCTAGGTGATAATTGGGACTGTAAGAACCGGGAGGGTTATTTGAGGCAATCAGCTTTAACTCAGGAGAAACCAGGGGCTCAGGAAGCAATCTGTCAATATTCTGGACTTGGAGAGCATTTGAGTGCAAGCTCAGACCTTCTGCCATCTAAGAGAGTACCTACAAATGGTTTTCATATATGTGATTCAGATGTTAAAAGTTTGGATTGTGACCCAGCTTTACAGAGTTGTCAGAAAAATTATGTAGCTAAGCGAAATAGTGACAGTGACACATGTGGAAAAGCCTTCAACCACTCTGTGGAAGTTTTTCAACTTGGAAGAGATCAAACGAGAGAGAAACCTTATAAATACCCTGAAAGTGGTAAATCTTTCAACCATTTTACCCCTCTTGGTgaagaaaaaatagtgaaaagagggaagaaactgTATGAAGGTAAGGACTTTGGGGACATCTTTACGCTGAATTCATCTCTTAATGAAAACAGGAGGAATCACCTTGGAGAGAAACTGTATAAATGCACTGAATGTGGCAAATGCTTCAAACGGAACTCTTCTCTTGTTCTGCATCACCgaactcacactggagagaaaccttatacCTGTAATGAATGTGGAAAATCATTTTCCAAGAACTATAACTTGATTGTGCATCAAAGAATCCATACAGGAGAGAAGCCCTATAAATGCAAtaaatgtgggaaagccttcagtgaTGGGTCAGCTCTCACACAacaccagagaattcacactggtgagaaaccttatgaatgtctagaatgtgggaaaaccttcaACCGAAATTCGTCTCTGATTTTGCATCAAAGGACtcatacaggagaaaaaccatatagGTGTAATGAGTGTGGAAAACCTTTCACCGACATCTCCCATCTCACTGTGCATCTCAGAATCCACACTGGGGAAAAGCCCTATGAATGTAGCAAATGTGGAAAGGCTTTCCGGGATGGCTCATACCTTACCCAGCATGAGAGgactcacactggagagaaaccctttGAATGTGTGGAGTGCGGGAAGTCCTTCAACCGAAACTCTCACCTCATTGTACATCAAAAAATCCACTCTggggagaaaccctatgaatgtaaagaGTGTGGGAAAACATTCATTGAGAGTGCTTACCTCATTCGGCACCAGAGGATTCATACTGGTGAGAAGCCCTATGGCTGTAACCAGTGTCAGAAACTTTTCAGAAACATTGCTGGCCTCATCCGGCACCAGAGGACTCATACTGGTGAGAAGCCCTATGAGTGTAATCAGTGTGGCAAAGCTTTCAGGGATAGCTCCTGTCTGACCAAGCACCAGAGAATTCACACAAAGGAGACC CATACCAGTGTCCTGAATGTGGAAAGTCCTTCAAGCAGAACTCTCACCTTGCAGTACATCAGAGACTCCACAGCAGAGAGGGTTCCAGCCAGTGTCCTCAGTGTGGGAAGACATTCAGAAGGAGCTCTTCCCTCATCCGACATCAAAGAACACACTCTGGAGAACAACCCATGGAAATATGATGAATGTGGGCCACATTCGTCTCCTGCCTTGGTCTCAGAAAGCTGA